A genome region from Labilibaculum antarcticum includes the following:
- a CDS encoding MFS transporter translates to MSKTKTRSPWAWIPSLYFAEGIPYVVVMTVAVIMYKKLGISNTDIALYTSWLYLPWVIKPFWSPIVDIVKSKRWWIVSMQLLIGAGLAGVAFTVPTTFFFQSTLAFLWLLAFSSATHDIAADGFYMYGLDTNKQAYFIGIRSTFYRLAMITGQGLLIILAGYFETTKLFGNTENNIPLAWSLTFYILAAGFLLFGVYHKFALPYPQEDEDREVKSFSGVFADFGETFLTFFMKKDIWKIVGLLLVYRLGESQLVKMASPFLLDPKEVGGLGLTTSDVGLVYGTIGILFLTLGGLLGGFLASKNGLKHWLWPMVIAINLPNLVYVYLSYALPESFFLICASVAVEQFGYGFGFTAYMLYQIYVSEGKHKTAHFAFCTGLMALGMMLPGMISGWLQELLGYQHFFVWVIICTIPSFIMVKLIHVDPKFGIKKGINETSTSK, encoded by the coding sequence ATGTCAAAAACAAAAACTCGCTCACCATGGGCATGGATTCCATCACTTTATTTTGCTGAAGGGATTCCTTACGTTGTGGTGATGACCGTTGCCGTGATCATGTACAAAAAGCTCGGTATTTCGAATACAGATATTGCTTTGTATACTTCCTGGTTGTATTTGCCTTGGGTGATTAAGCCTTTTTGGAGTCCGATTGTGGACATCGTAAAAAGTAAACGCTGGTGGATTGTTAGTATGCAATTGTTGATTGGTGCTGGTTTGGCGGGTGTTGCATTTACTGTTCCTACAACATTCTTTTTTCAATCTACATTGGCTTTTTTGTGGTTGCTGGCTTTTAGTTCGGCAACTCACGATATAGCTGCTGATGGATTTTATATGTATGGCTTAGATACAAATAAGCAGGCATACTTTATTGGAATCAGGAGTACTTTCTATCGATTAGCCATGATTACCGGGCAAGGACTTTTGATTATCCTGGCAGGATATTTCGAGACGACTAAGCTGTTCGGGAATACCGAAAATAACATTCCATTGGCATGGTCGCTAACATTTTATATTTTGGCAGCAGGGTTTTTGCTGTTTGGCGTTTATCACAAATTTGCTCTTCCATATCCTCAAGAAGACGAAGATCGCGAAGTGAAAAGTTTTTCCGGAGTGTTTGCTGATTTTGGAGAAACCTTTCTTACTTTTTTCATGAAAAAGGATATTTGGAAAATAGTAGGATTGCTTTTGGTGTATCGTTTGGGCGAATCTCAATTGGTGAAAATGGCATCTCCTTTTCTTCTCGATCCTAAAGAGGTTGGTGGATTAGGACTAACTACAAGCGATGTTGGATTAGTTTATGGAACCATAGGAATTCTTTTTCTGACCTTAGGAGGTTTGTTGGGTGGATTTTTAGCTTCTAAAAACGGATTGAAACATTGGCTGTGGCCGATGGTTATCGCCATTAACTTACCAAATCTGGTATATGTATACCTTTCCTATGCATTGCCCGAATCTTTCTTTTTAATTTGTGCCTCGGTGGCAGTAGAGCAATTTGGCTATGGTTTCGGTTTCACGGCCTATATGCTTTATCAGATTTATGTCTCCGAAGGAAAACACAAAACGGCTCATTTTGCATTCTGTACGGGGTTAATGGCTTTGGGAATGATGTTGCCAGGAATGATTTCCGGTTGGTTGCAAGAATTATTGGGCTATCAGCACTTCTTCGTTTGGGTAATAATATGTACCATCCCAAGTTTTATTATGGTGAAATTGATTCATGTAGATCCTAAATTTGGTATTAAAAAAGGAATCAATGAAACGTCCACGAGTAAATAA
- a CDS encoding GDSL-type esterase/lipase family protein, with amino-acid sequence MKNRIAFLGDSLTEGGSWDEFFPAYETANFGISGERSDEILFRLDEVLFWEPKKIFLMMGINDLGEGLGYEKVLKNHQKLFSIMKEHKDIELIVQSLLPINDTMLESANFNGTKIFELNYHLRDLCEKEKITFVDLYTAFSTYTNQLIHDYTNDGLHLNEAGYRIWQNCLQSQNLI; translated from the coding sequence ATGAAAAATAGAATTGCATTTTTGGGAGATAGCTTAACCGAGGGAGGAAGTTGGGATGAATTTTTCCCTGCTTACGAAACGGCCAATTTCGGAATATCCGGAGAGCGGTCTGATGAAATCCTTTTTCGATTGGATGAGGTTCTGTTTTGGGAACCTAAAAAGATTTTTCTGATGATGGGCATTAACGATCTGGGCGAGGGCTTGGGTTATGAGAAGGTCCTTAAAAATCATCAAAAATTATTTTCAATAATGAAGGAGCATAAGGACATTGAATTGATTGTTCAAAGTCTTTTGCCTATTAATGATACGATGCTTGAAAGTGCCAATTTTAATGGAACTAAAATTTTTGAGCTTAACTATCATCTGAGAGATTTGTGTGAGAAAGAGAAGATCACTTTCGTGGATTTGTATACGGCTTTTTCAACCTATACCAACCAACTGATACATGATTATACGAACGACGGTTTGCATTTAAATGAAGCTGGTTATAGAATATGGCAGAATTGCCTGCAGTCTCAAAATCTCATCTAA
- a CDS encoding acyltransferase family protein: MKKTERLMALDAFRGLTIAAMITVNTPGSWGHVYAPLLHSKWHGCTPTDLVFPFFLFAVGVAMWFAFGKFDHKLSPEAGKKILKRTVIIFGIGLLLNAFPFVQIKLEDFRIMGVLQRIALAYGIGSLLCLSLSKIRLVYASAVILLAYWGLVFFLGGDDPYSLEGNPTMAFDAMILGASHMYKGFGVTFDPEGLFSTLPAIATVILGYLSGFLIASTERKKLVLKLLMFGSLGVIVGLIWNLGFPINKPIWSSSYVVYTAGLALLVLAVMIYLIDILEYKKWAHPFLVFGMNPLFIYVLSGVWVRVIIYLVHFSDQAGNSMTGYAWLYKNAFASWAGDMNGSLFFALAHIMVYWLIVLFLYRRKIFIKI; encoded by the coding sequence ATGAAAAAAACAGAACGTTTAATGGCTTTGGATGCCTTTCGGGGATTGACGATTGCTGCCATGATTACTGTGAATACTCCGGGTAGTTGGGGGCATGTTTACGCTCCATTGCTCCATTCCAAGTGGCATGGTTGTACGCCGACCGATCTGGTGTTTCCTTTCTTTCTATTTGCTGTTGGCGTTGCCATGTGGTTTGCTTTCGGAAAATTCGATCATAAATTAAGCCCCGAGGCAGGAAAGAAGATTCTGAAGCGAACCGTAATCATTTTCGGGATTGGTTTGTTGTTAAATGCGTTTCCATTTGTTCAGATTAAATTGGAAGATTTTCGGATAATGGGCGTTTTGCAGCGAATTGCCTTGGCTTATGGAATAGGAAGTTTGCTTTGTTTGTCGCTGAGTAAAATTCGATTGGTGTATGCCTCAGCCGTAATCCTTTTGGCATATTGGGGATTGGTTTTTTTCCTTGGCGGTGATGATCCATATAGTTTAGAAGGAAATCCGACAATGGCCTTCGATGCCATGATTCTTGGTGCAAGTCATATGTACAAGGGCTTTGGAGTAACTTTTGATCCGGAAGGATTGTTTAGTACTCTTCCTGCAATTGCAACGGTGATTCTTGGATATCTTTCTGGATTTTTAATCGCGTCCACCGAGCGAAAGAAGTTGGTTCTAAAGTTATTGATGTTTGGTTCTTTAGGTGTGATTGTTGGCTTGATTTGGAATTTGGGATTTCCTATTAATAAACCAATCTGGTCTAGTTCTTATGTGGTTTACACCGCAGGTTTAGCCCTTTTGGTTTTAGCTGTAATGATTTACCTGATCGATATTTTGGAGTACAAGAAATGGGCTCATCCTTTTCTGGTTTTCGGAATGAATCCTCTATTCATTTATGTTCTTTCAGGAGTTTGGGTAAGAGTGATTATTTATTTGGTTCACTTTTCAGATCAGGCTGGAAATTCAATGACCGGATACGCCTGGTTGTATAAAAATGCATTTGCATCCTGGGCAGGAGATATGAACGGGTCGTTATTTTTTGCTCTGGCTCATATAATGGTCTATTGGCTTATCGTGCTATTTCTCTACCGACGGAAGATTTTTATTAAAATATAA
- a CDS encoding threonine/serine exporter family protein, which produces MEWIHLYETWIWLGFAATGFAVLFNVPPRTLWVIFIMGALGGTLKLICLKLGINIILSSFMGAILIGFLSVVAAHLRHSPPFIFAIPAVIPMVPGAFTYRMMLVIIRLTGENDHTIFLQLLQETFDNGLKAFFVLTALSLGVAAPMLLSRNKSTKEIKPSKFLTKIFGSKKASD; this is translated from the coding sequence ATGGAGTGGATTCATTTATATGAAACCTGGATTTGGCTGGGCTTTGCAGCTACTGGTTTCGCAGTACTCTTTAATGTTCCTCCCCGAACATTATGGGTGATATTTATTATGGGTGCTCTGGGTGGAACACTAAAGCTAATCTGTTTAAAGTTGGGAATAAACATCATTCTTAGCTCTTTTATGGGCGCCATACTCATTGGATTTTTAAGCGTTGTAGCAGCTCACCTTAGACATTCGCCTCCCTTCATTTTTGCAATTCCTGCAGTTATCCCAATGGTCCCCGGTGCATTTACGTACCGCATGATGTTGGTAATTATCCGTTTAACGGGAGAAAATGATCACACCATTTTTCTTCAATTGCTACAGGAAACATTTGATAACGGATTAAAAGCCTTTTTTGTTTTAACAGCACTTTCGCTGGGTGTTGCTGCCCCCATGTTACTTAGCCGTAACAAATCAACAAAAGAAATTAAACCGAGTAAATTTCTAACTAAAATATTTGGATCAAAAAAAGCTTCGGATTAA
- a CDS encoding threonine/serine exporter family protein, producing the protein MVLSEKDKINELCEILLEVGALLMETGANTFRIRVTVMRIASAYGYHAELLITHRALMLTINNEESNQFFSRLMQTSTHRVNFKIVSGLSRMSWHIIEEKWDLEMVRNEIDRLKSVSHYPRIVTLLMVALAGASFCRLFGGEAIEMIVAFVASFIGLYVRQEAVKREFNPYLCIFSAAFVSSLISGATVYLHIGNNPEYAFATSVLYLIPGIPLINSLLDLLDGNILNGVVRGINGLTIALSIALGLLGAILIYNI; encoded by the coding sequence ATGGTTTTATCCGAAAAAGATAAGATTAATGAGCTGTGTGAAATCCTGCTCGAAGTTGGAGCCTTACTTATGGAGACCGGAGCAAATACATTTAGAATTCGGGTTACTGTAATGCGAATAGCCTCGGCCTATGGATACCATGCCGAATTATTAATTACCCATCGTGCATTAATGTTGACCATAAACAACGAAGAGTCGAATCAATTCTTTAGCCGACTGATGCAAACATCGACTCATCGTGTCAATTTCAAAATTGTGAGCGGACTCAGCAGAATGAGCTGGCACATTATAGAGGAAAAATGGGATTTGGAAATGGTTCGTAATGAAATAGACCGACTGAAGTCTGTATCTCATTATCCCCGAATCGTAACACTACTGATGGTAGCTTTGGCAGGCGCCTCCTTTTGTCGCCTTTTTGGTGGTGAAGCCATCGAAATGATCGTTGCATTTGTGGCAAGCTTTATTGGCTTATATGTAAGACAGGAAGCCGTAAAAAGAGAGTTCAATCCCTATTTATGCATTTTCTCAGCCGCGTTTGTGTCATCTCTTATTTCGGGAGCTACAGTTTACCTGCATATTGGCAACAACCCCGAATATGCTTTTGCCACCTCTGTTTTATATTTAATTCCTGGAATTCCATTAATTAATTCTCTACTGGATCTTCTGGACGGAAATATTTTAAACGGTGTGGTGAGAGGAATAAATGGATTAACCATTGCCCTATCGATTGCCTTAGGCTTATTGGGAGCAATACTAATTTATAACATTTAA
- a CDS encoding exo-beta-N-acetylmuramidase NamZ family protein: MINNNALRIPLRAVYFLLLVCLQVLFLQKPILAQKVDTGIDVLQKTNYAILKGKKIGIITNPTGVNKDLESTIDLLHSCNEIEVKVLFSPEHGIRGDHAAGEKVASYTDKKTGILVYSLYGKQQKPNAKMLKGLDAIIYDIQDIGVRSYTYISSMGLLMEACAENDVEFIVLDRPNPFGGNKIEGCLVEPKQISFVSQFPIPYVYGLTCGELAKYLNEEGLLKESKKCKLQVIAMDGWNRSMTFRETGLAWVPTSPHIPNSMSAIYYAASGILGELYTISIGVGYTQPFELFGAEWIDADDLAENLNDLDIPGVLFRPVHYKPYYSVGKDIMLHGVQLHFTAIQKAPVSLIQFYVMQECHKLYPDKNPFEMCEASRLSMFDKVCGSKEIRMRFTEDFLVNDIEELWSSQTESFKEKSKKHYLYK, translated from the coding sequence ATGATTAATAACAATGCATTACGTATTCCTTTGAGAGCAGTCTATTTCCTTCTATTAGTTTGCTTGCAAGTATTATTTTTACAAAAACCAATTCTTGCTCAAAAAGTAGATACAGGCATAGATGTACTACAAAAAACCAACTATGCAATTCTTAAAGGAAAAAAGATTGGAATCATCACCAATCCTACGGGAGTAAACAAGGATCTAGAGTCGACTATTGATCTGCTTCACTCTTGCAACGAAATAGAGGTGAAAGTTCTTTTCAGCCCTGAACATGGAATACGGGGAGATCATGCCGCCGGGGAGAAAGTAGCAAGCTACACCGACAAGAAAACAGGTATTCTAGTCTATTCTTTGTATGGCAAGCAACAAAAACCAAATGCCAAAATGCTAAAAGGTTTGGATGCTATTATTTATGACATTCAGGATATTGGTGTACGATCCTATACCTACATCAGCAGCATGGGATTGCTAATGGAAGCTTGCGCCGAAAATGATGTCGAATTTATCGTACTCGACCGACCAAATCCTTTTGGAGGAAATAAGATAGAAGGCTGTTTAGTTGAGCCGAAGCAAATATCTTTTGTGAGTCAGTTTCCGATACCCTATGTATACGGACTAACTTGTGGCGAACTGGCTAAATACTTGAATGAAGAAGGCTTATTAAAGGAAAGCAAGAAATGTAAATTGCAAGTAATCGCAATGGATGGATGGAATCGAAGCATGACTTTTCGGGAAACTGGATTGGCTTGGGTGCCAACTTCTCCGCACATTCCTAATTCGATGAGTGCAATTTACTATGCGGCATCGGGCATACTTGGCGAATTGTATACTATTTCGATTGGTGTTGGTTACACTCAGCCATTCGAATTATTTGGTGCCGAATGGATCGATGCTGATGATTTAGCAGAAAATTTAAATGATTTGGACATTCCTGGCGTTCTATTTAGACCTGTACACTACAAACCCTACTATTCCGTTGGCAAAGACATTATGCTGCATGGAGTTCAATTGCATTTTACGGCCATTCAAAAAGCACCTGTTTCCCTCATTCAATTCTATGTAATGCAGGAATGTCACAAATTGTATCCTGATAAAAATCCATTTGAGATGTGTGAAGCCTCACGACTAAGCATGTTTGATAAAGTATGCGGAAGCAAGGAAATCAGAATGAGATTTACAGAAGATTTTCTGGTAAATGACATTGAGGAACTTTGGTCTTCGCAGACAGAATCATTTAAAGAAAAATCAAAAAAACACTACTTGTATAAGTAA
- a CDS encoding glycoside hydrolase family 10 protein, which translates to MSKKGFIGLLLLLIAFGAMAKNKSPKREMRAVWVATVANIDWPSKTGLSVDEQKKEMITLLDQHKKNGMNTIVFQIRPATDAFYQSLYEPWSQWLSGEQGIAPDPFYDPLKFVIEECHKRAMELHAWMNPYRAVFLYENAKTDPEHITNQHPDWFLKYGKHKYFNPGLPETRAYVSKIVGDVVRRYDVDAIHFDDYFYPYKIAGKPFPDSLSFVQNGGDFYPDRIDDWRRDNVNQVIRQINDTIKSIKPWMPFGISPFGVWRNKDMDKSGSRTKAGQTNYDDLYADVLLWLKNDWIDYVTPQIYWHIGKKVANYRILAKWWRKNSFGKPCYIGHGAYRLDSASKSKAWQSTDQIIRQIKMNRRLNGLNGSMFFCSKNFTENRLGINEALQTEVYQIPALNLENSNYQKARLEAVELQIKEDALTWNAVEGAIYYVVYQSSGKSFKNDKVFCITTSLELEMPIQGKMMFYLVKSVDRGHFESAASNWIKAGK; encoded by the coding sequence ATGAGTAAAAAAGGATTTATAGGATTGTTATTGTTGTTGATTGCCTTTGGTGCAATGGCTAAAAACAAATCGCCGAAAAGAGAGATGCGTGCGGTTTGGGTAGCTACAGTTGCTAATATTGATTGGCCATCGAAAACAGGACTTTCTGTTGATGAGCAAAAGAAAGAAATGATCACTCTTTTGGATCAGCACAAAAAGAACGGAATGAATACCATTGTATTTCAGATTCGACCAGCTACCGATGCTTTTTATCAATCACTCTACGAGCCTTGGTCACAATGGTTGAGTGGTGAGCAGGGAATTGCTCCAGATCCATTTTACGATCCACTGAAATTCGTAATCGAGGAATGCCATAAAAGAGCGATGGAACTTCATGCCTGGATGAATCCTTACCGGGCGGTATTTCTGTATGAGAATGCAAAAACAGATCCTGAACACATAACAAATCAACATCCTGATTGGTTTCTAAAATACGGGAAACACAAGTATTTTAATCCCGGCTTGCCCGAAACCAGAGCTTACGTATCTAAAATTGTAGGAGATGTAGTTCGACGATACGATGTGGATGCAATTCACTTCGACGATTATTTCTACCCCTACAAAATTGCAGGAAAGCCATTTCCTGATTCGTTAAGTTTTGTGCAAAATGGAGGTGACTTTTATCCGGATCGAATTGATGATTGGCGAAGAGATAATGTGAATCAGGTGATCAGACAAATTAACGATACAATTAAATCAATTAAGCCATGGATGCCTTTTGGAATATCTCCTTTTGGAGTTTGGCGCAATAAGGATATGGATAAATCCGGATCTAGAACCAAGGCTGGTCAAACGAATTATGACGACTTGTATGCTGATGTTTTGTTGTGGTTAAAAAACGACTGGATTGATTATGTGACACCTCAAATTTATTGGCACATTGGAAAAAAGGTGGCGAATTATCGAATTCTTGCCAAGTGGTGGCGAAAAAATTCTTTTGGTAAGCCGTGTTATATAGGGCATGGAGCTTACCGCTTGGACTCTGCTTCTAAAAGTAAGGCTTGGCAAAGTACAGATCAAATCATCCGACAAATAAAAATGAATCGTCGTTTGAATGGATTAAATGGGAGCATGTTTTTTTGTTCGAAGAATTTCACCGAAAACCGATTAGGAATTAATGAAGCCTTACAAACAGAGGTGTATCAGATTCCTGCTCTTAATTTGGAGAACAGTAACTATCAAAAAGCCAGGTTGGAAGCAGTAGAATTGCAAATAAAGGAAGATGCACTGACTTGGAATGCTGTTGAAGGAGCTATTTACTATGTAGTATATCAGTCGTCTGGAAAATCATTTAAAAACGATAAAGTATTTTGTATTACAACTTCTTTGGAATTAGAAATGCCAATACAAGGAAAAATGATGTTTTACTTAGTTAAATCAGTTGATAGAGGTCATTTTGAAAGTGCCGCCAGCAATTGGATAAAAGCGGGCAAATAA
- a CDS encoding C40 family peptidase: MRNKIWLVIIFIGFACSNNSDLLQQASQISQTVKLQIAPDGREAIFDPAFSISKDNGLVVSGETSLSEAKLALFSALEVLKVHLVDSLVLLPEKKLGDKNWGVINLSVVNLRAYPKHSAELVSQSIMGTPVRLLKEEDGWYQIQTPDRYIAWVDRAAIAQKTEGEMEQWRNSKRIIFIPDFEVVKDPGQNEVVTDLVAGSILEVEKENKDSYDLALPDGRRIQVEKSNCEVFSDWKNRELEDIALLTKTAKQFIGRPYLWGGTSVKGVDCSGFVKSVYFINGIILARDASLQFLHGDTISPGHGFSELAEGDLVFFGRAKTDEKPMKVTHVGMYMNHGEYIHSSGRVRINSFDPEAENYNNYRSITWLGGRRVLSRIGESGIVRVSEHPWY, encoded by the coding sequence ATGAGAAATAAAATTTGGTTAGTTATTATTTTTATTGGTTTTGCTTGTAGTAACAACTCAGACTTGTTGCAACAAGCAAGCCAAATTTCTCAAACTGTAAAGTTGCAGATTGCACCGGATGGTAGAGAGGCAATTTTTGATCCTGCTTTTTCTATTAGTAAGGACAACGGATTAGTAGTTAGTGGTGAGACATCTCTGTCGGAGGCAAAGTTAGCCTTGTTCTCAGCTTTGGAAGTTTTGAAAGTTCATTTGGTAGATAGCTTGGTTTTACTTCCCGAGAAAAAATTAGGGGATAAGAATTGGGGGGTAATCAATTTAAGTGTTGTGAACTTAAGAGCCTATCCAAAGCATTCGGCAGAGCTTGTTTCTCAATCAATAATGGGAACACCGGTCAGGTTATTAAAGGAAGAGGATGGTTGGTATCAAATACAAACTCCTGATCGATATATTGCTTGGGTTGATAGAGCTGCAATCGCTCAAAAAACAGAAGGCGAGATGGAGCAGTGGAGGAATTCAAAAAGAATAATTTTTATTCCTGATTTCGAAGTAGTAAAAGATCCGGGACAAAATGAGGTGGTGACCGATTTGGTCGCTGGTTCAATCCTTGAGGTTGAGAAAGAGAATAAAGACAGCTATGATTTGGCATTGCCCGATGGAAGAAGAATACAAGTTGAAAAATCAAACTGTGAAGTGTTTTCTGATTGGAAAAATCGGGAGTTAGAAGATATTGCTCTTTTAACCAAAACGGCAAAGCAATTTATCGGACGGCCTTATTTGTGGGGCGGAACTTCTGTTAAAGGGGTTGATTGCAGTGGATTTGTTAAATCAGTTTACTTTATAAACGGGATTATTTTAGCCCGTGATGCATCATTACAGTTTCTTCATGGAGATACCATTTCTCCCGGGCATGGGTTTTCGGAATTAGCAGAGGGAGATTTGGTTTTTTTCGGAAGAGCAAAGACAGATGAGAAGCCAATGAAAGTTACTCATGTAGGAATGTATATGAATCATGGAGAATATATTCATTCTTCAGGCAGAGTTAGAATAAATAGTTTTGATCCTGAAGCTGAAAATTATAATAATTACAGGTCGATCACCTGGTTGGGTGGCCGACGGGTTTTAAGTAGAATAGGAGAGTCCGGTATTGTGCGGGTTTCTGAGCACCCATGGTATTAA
- a CDS encoding dipeptide epimerase — translation MTIDRRKFLGNTGLLAGAAFLLPAMNSCGGTGTGTGKSSYFGKGLKLSFEPYELQLKHVFTIASFSRTTTPVMLTKIEWEGVVGYGEASMPPYLGESHQTATKFLNSLNLKQFSDPFRLSEILSYVDAVADGNCAAKASIDIALHDLIGKLLEKPWFKIWGYNKEDTPVTTFTIGMDKPDVVIEKVKEASPYKMLKVKIGRGTDEEMINTIRKITDVPLCVDVNQGWKDKHEALDKIHWLKEQGVVFVEQPMDKHNLDDMAWLTQHSPLPTIADEAIQRLDDVAKLQGVYSGINIKLMKCTGMREAHKMMNVARSLDMKVMIGCMTETSCGVSAAAQLSPMVDWADLDGNLLISNDPFKGIQVLDGKVILPDRPGIGVTKI, via the coding sequence ATGACAATAGACAGAAGAAAATTTTTAGGAAACACCGGTTTATTAGCTGGAGCTGCATTTTTGCTTCCAGCCATGAATTCTTGTGGCGGAACTGGAACTGGAACTGGAAAATCAAGTTATTTTGGCAAAGGGCTAAAACTTAGCTTTGAGCCATATGAGTTGCAGCTGAAGCACGTGTTTACCATTGCATCTTTTTCCAGAACAACCACTCCGGTTATGCTTACGAAAATTGAGTGGGAAGGAGTTGTTGGTTATGGTGAAGCTTCAATGCCTCCTTATTTGGGCGAATCACACCAAACTGCGACTAAATTTTTAAACAGTTTGAATTTAAAACAGTTCTCCGATCCGTTCCGCTTGAGTGAAATACTAAGCTATGTGGATGCTGTTGCTGATGGAAATTGTGCGGCAAAGGCCTCAATTGATATTGCATTGCACGATTTAATCGGGAAATTATTGGAGAAGCCCTGGTTTAAAATATGGGGTTACAATAAGGAGGATACTCCGGTAACAACCTTTACCATAGGAATGGATAAACCTGATGTGGTAATTGAAAAAGTGAAGGAAGCTTCTCCTTATAAAATGTTAAAAGTGAAAATTGGGAGAGGTACCGATGAGGAGATGATTAATACAATTCGCAAAATTACAGATGTGCCTTTGTGTGTTGATGTGAATCAAGGATGGAAAGACAAGCATGAGGCCTTAGATAAAATTCATTGGTTAAAAGAACAGGGAGTCGTTTTTGTTGAGCAGCCAATGGATAAACACAATCTGGATGATATGGCATGGTTGACACAGCACAGCCCTTTGCCAACAATTGCAGATGAAGCTATTCAGCGATTGGATGATGTAGCAAAATTGCAGGGTGTATATTCTGGTATCAATATTAAATTGATGAAGTGCACAGGAATGCGCGAAGCTCATAAAATGATGAATGTAGCCCGTTCATTGGACATGAAAGTGATGATAGGATGCATGACGGAAACGTCTTGCGGTGTTAGTGCGGCAGCCCAACTGTCGCCTATGGTGGATTGGGCTGATTTGGATGGGAATTTATTAATATCAAATGATCCTTTTAAAGGAATTCAGGTTCTCGACGGGAAAGTAATTTTGCCCGACCGTCCGGGAATTGGAGTCACGAAAATATAA